The following proteins are encoded in a genomic region of Galbibacter sp. BG1:
- a CDS encoding acyl-CoA thioesterase, with product MQAKTPSESRTIMTDLVLPSETNPLNNLFGGELLARMDRAASIAARRHSRRVTVTASVNHVAFNRAIPLGSVVTVEACVSRAFNSSMEIYLDVWIEDRENGHRSKANEAIYTFVAVDDTAKPVAVPPITPETKLEKERYEAALRRKQLSLVLAGKMKPNEATELKALFTE from the coding sequence ATGCAAGCAAAAACTCCGAGTGAATCGCGAACTATAATGACAGACCTTGTGTTGCCAAGTGAAACCAATCCGCTTAACAATCTTTTCGGGGGTGAACTTTTGGCACGAATGGACCGAGCGGCAAGTATTGCTGCCAGACGTCATTCAAGAAGGGTTACCGTTACGGCTTCAGTTAATCATGTTGCCTTCAACAGGGCAATTCCGTTAGGAAGTGTGGTCACCGTAGAGGCATGTGTTTCGCGTGCTTTTAATAGTTCTATGGAAATTTATTTGGATGTTTGGATTGAAGATCGGGAAAATGGACACCGAAGTAAAGCAAATGAAGCTATTTATACCTTTGTAGCCGTAGATGATACTGCAAAACCAGTAGCAGTGCCACCAATTACTCCAGAAACTAAGCTCGAAAAAGAGCGCTACGAAGCAGCGCTGCGTAGAAAACAGCTTAGCCTGGTATTGGCGGGTAAAATGAAGCCCAATGAAGCTACTGAGCTAAAGGCATTATTTACCGAATAG
- a CDS encoding outer membrane beta-barrel protein, whose amino-acid sequence MSNKKNIERLFQEKFKDFEATPPKHVWGAIETSLNEKNSKSRKVIPLWWQLGGAAAAIILLALLGNLFLFPSEVDIPSTQTITDKEIKQEVEKDTKDTNVVESNTEEAIVNTEASEEKGLPTSEKSIKTTNVIVTTSESNSSEVNDSTKNQKEYQSTVAETNGDGSRRPEYNKSLGGGAGNNIAGEESTVAQDAIANNLDTPDKLDKTEMEKSVVGDTNQSLAEASTNTNTDERDEVDENEDKPSIFEVVDAMNEEEAVAEVESVNRPKWAVSPNVAPIYYNSLSEGSPISRDFSNNSKEGKVNMSYGINVAYNVSKRLSIRSGVNSVNMSYATNDIEFAPVAIATSSSNDQLSNITFKSAENSIRVTNSKAPNFNDISEFESKSENISEGDINQKFGYLEVPMELKYRLIDRKLGLNVIGGFSSLFLTDNEVSLETNNLSNEVGEANNLNDLSFSTNIGLGLDYQLSNQFLLNLEPMFKYQLNTFSREDGGFSPYILGVYTGISFKF is encoded by the coding sequence ATGAGCAATAAAAAGAACATAGAGCGCTTATTCCAAGAGAAGTTCAAAGATTTTGAAGCTACTCCTCCAAAACACGTTTGGGGTGCTATTGAGACTTCTTTAAACGAGAAAAACAGCAAAAGCCGAAAGGTTATTCCTTTGTGGTGGCAATTGGGAGGGGCTGCAGCCGCTATAATCTTGTTGGCCCTGTTGGGAAATTTATTTTTATTCCCTTCGGAAGTGGATATTCCCTCTACACAAACAATTACCGATAAAGAAATAAAGCAGGAAGTTGAAAAAGATACTAAGGATACAAATGTTGTAGAAAGCAACACGGAAGAAGCTATTGTAAATACTGAAGCTTCCGAAGAAAAAGGTTTGCCTACTTCGGAAAAGTCAATAAAAACGACTAATGTAATTGTAACTACTTCGGAAAGCAACTCTTCCGAAGTAAATGATTCAACAAAAAATCAAAAAGAATATCAATCTACCGTGGCCGAAACCAATGGTGATGGTTCCCGTAGGCCTGAATATAACAAATCTTTGGGTGGAGGAGCTGGAAATAATATCGCTGGAGAGGAATCAACGGTTGCACAAGACGCAATTGCAAATAATTTAGACACGCCGGATAAATTGGATAAAACGGAAATGGAAAAAAGTGTAGTAGGCGATACCAATCAATCCCTAGCAGAGGCGTCTACAAATACTAACACAGATGAGCGTGATGAGGTTGATGAAAACGAGGATAAACCATCTATTTTTGAAGTGGTGGATGCCATGAACGAGGAGGAAGCTGTAGCGGAAGTGGAAAGTGTAAATAGACCAAAATGGGCTGTGAGTCCGAACGTAGCTCCAATTTATTACAATTCTTTAAGTGAAGGTTCTCCAATTAGTCGTGATTTCTCTAATAATTCGAAAGAAGGGAAGGTCAATATGAGTTACGGGATTAACGTAGCCTATAACGTAAGTAAGCGATTGAGCATTCGCTCTGGGGTGAATAGTGTTAACATGAGTTATGCTACCAACGATATAGAATTTGCCCCGGTGGCAATTGCGACCAGTAGCAGTAACGATCAGTTATCGAATATCACCTTTAAGTCGGCCGAAAACTCCATAAGGGTAACCAATTCAAAAGCTCCGAACTTTAATGACATCAGTGAATTTGAATCCAAATCGGAGAATATTTCAGAAGGGGATATCAATCAGAAATTTGGATATTTAGAAGTGCCAATGGAGCTAAAATACCGTTTGATTGATAGAAAGTTGGGGCTGAATGTTATCGGTGGTTTTAGTTCTTTATTTCTTACGGACAACGAAGTTTCGTTGGAAACCAACAACCTTTCCAATGAAGTAGGAGAGGCTAATAATTTAAACGATTTAAGTTTTAGTACGAATATTGGTTTAGGGTTAGATTATCAATTATCCAATCAATTCCTGTTGAATTTAGAGCCCATGTTTAAGTATCAACTCAATACGTTTTCCAGGGAAGATGGCGGGTTCTCTCCTTATATTCTAGGGGTTTACACGGGAATTAGTTTTAAGTTTTAA
- a CDS encoding outer membrane beta-barrel protein, with protein sequence MKNNYLLLFLLVAFQLNAQNEQPSNFRIAINGGYSYRIAEVSNTDPELRDLEEDLMTGFNLGVDATYFFKQNPNWGLGIAYSFSKYEVNVNSFFDKIYFNYVGATANYRYLFGENHGLKASSGFGPLFYYESFNYNNFIATTIGFTLDVGYDYYISRRIAIGAEIGFLAANINTITDHYGEEYNIEEMPISGTRLDFNLEISYNW encoded by the coding sequence ATGAAAAACAATTACTTACTGCTATTTCTACTTGTTGCTTTTCAGCTGAATGCTCAAAACGAGCAACCATCAAATTTTAGAATTGCCATAAACGGAGGCTACAGTTATCGCATTGCTGAAGTATCGAATACGGATCCAGAATTAAGAGATCTTGAAGAAGATTTAATGACAGGTTTTAACCTTGGTGTAGATGCCACATACTTCTTTAAACAAAATCCGAATTGGGGCTTAGGAATCGCTTACTCTTTCAGTAAATACGAAGTGAATGTGAATTCGTTCTTCGACAAAATTTACTTTAATTACGTAGGCGCTACGGCCAATTACAGGTATCTTTTTGGCGAGAACCATGGCTTGAAAGCTTCTTCCGGTTTTGGTCCGCTATTCTACTATGAATCTTTTAACTACAACAATTTTATAGCTACTACTATTGGATTTACCTTAGATGTCGGTTACGATTATTATATTTCCCGAAGAATAGCAATTGGAGCGGAAATCGGATTCTTAGCAGCAAATATTAATACAATTACAGATCACTACGGTGAGGAGTATAATATTGAAGAAATGCCTATTAGCGGTACCCGACTCGATTTTAACCTCGAAATAAGCTATAATTGGTAG
- the trpS gene encoding tryptophan--tRNA ligase: MARILTGIQSTGTPHLGNLLGAIIPAIEMSEKAENESFLFIADMHSLTQIKDGNVLKNNTYNVAATWLAFGLDINRVVFYRQSDVPQTTELTWYLSCYFPYQRLTLAHSFKDKADRLEDVNAGLFTYPMLMAADILLYDAEIVPVGKDQMQHIEITRDVASRMHTQIGETFVIPEGKVQEQTMYIPGTDGEKMSKSRNNFINIFLPDKKLRKQVMSIETDSTPLEEPKNPDTCNVFSLYKLLASPKQIAEMRKNYEAGGYGYGHAKQALFELICNKYATPRERFNYYMDNLNEIDEALAIGAEKARKVANETLARVRSKIGY; the protein is encoded by the coding sequence ATGGCAAGAATACTTACAGGAATACAAAGTACAGGAACACCACATTTAGGAAATTTGTTGGGAGCTATTATTCCAGCAATCGAAATGTCGGAAAAGGCAGAAAATGAATCTTTTCTTTTTATCGCAGATATGCATTCCTTGACGCAAATAAAGGACGGGAATGTATTAAAAAATAACACTTATAATGTTGCGGCAACATGGTTGGCCTTTGGCTTGGATATTAACAGGGTTGTTTTTTATAGACAGAGCGATGTTCCACAAACTACAGAATTGACCTGGTATTTAAGCTGCTATTTTCCATATCAGCGCCTTACCCTCGCTCATTCGTTTAAAGATAAAGCAGACCGTTTGGAGGATGTTAATGCAGGACTTTTTACCTATCCAATGTTAATGGCTGCCGATATCCTGCTATATGATGCTGAAATTGTTCCGGTAGGGAAAGACCAAATGCAGCATATTGAAATAACAAGGGATGTGGCTTCCAGAATGCATACGCAAATTGGGGAAACTTTCGTAATTCCAGAAGGGAAGGTGCAAGAACAAACCATGTACATTCCAGGGACAGACGGTGAAAAAATGAGCAAGTCGCGTAACAACTTTATTAATATTTTTCTTCCAGATAAAAAATTGCGCAAGCAGGTAATGAGTATCGAAACGGACAGTACACCACTGGAAGAACCTAAAAATCCAGATACCTGCAATGTTTTTTCTCTTTATAAATTGTTGGCATCACCTAAACAAATTGCTGAAATGCGTAAAAATTACGAGGCAGGAGGCTATGGCTATGGCCATGCCAAGCAAGCCCTTTTTGAGTTAATTTGCAATAAATATGCAACTCCACGGGAGCGCTTTAATTATTATATGGATAATTTAAATGAAATTGACGAAGCCTTGGCTATCGGAGCCGAAAAAGCACGAAAGGTGGCGAATGAAACCTTGGCAAGAGTAAGAAGTAAAATAGGGTATTAA
- a CDS encoding lysophospholipid acyltransferase family protein: protein MITFFLRFFQLLYRIWFYLLVAIPIVLFFPVLLILTSSERLYPQFFWIARNIWANFVLYGMFFIPKIKKEEEIIKGKSYMLIANHTSMADIMMMLKVSKNPFVFVGKKELVKIPIFGFFYKRACILVDRNSAQSRTAVYKSAQRRLNQGLSICIFPEGGVPDDTNTVLDEFKDGAFRLAIEHQIPIIPIAFLDNKKRFSYEFFSGSPGKMRAVVLPFLETKGLDAKASTKLKETSREMILKKLVE from the coding sequence ATGATTACATTCTTTCTGCGCTTTTTTCAGCTTTTGTATCGAATTTGGTTCTACTTGCTCGTAGCCATACCAATCGTTCTTTTTTTCCCAGTTCTTTTGATTCTAACCTCTAGCGAACGCCTGTATCCTCAGTTTTTTTGGATAGCAAGAAATATTTGGGCAAATTTTGTACTGTATGGTATGTTTTTTATTCCGAAGATTAAAAAGGAAGAAGAAATTATCAAAGGAAAGAGTTATATGCTTATAGCAAACCATACTTCTATGGCAGATATTATGATGATGCTGAAGGTTTCTAAAAATCCTTTTGTTTTTGTAGGGAAAAAAGAGTTGGTTAAAATACCAATATTCGGTTTTTTTTACAAGCGTGCCTGTATTTTGGTAGACCGAAATTCTGCACAAAGTAGAACTGCCGTATACAAAAGTGCACAAAGGAGATTAAATCAAGGCTTGAGCATTTGCATTTTTCCAGAAGGCGGCGTTCCCGACGACACCAATACCGTTCTAGATGAATTTAAAGACGGTGCCTTCCGATTGGCTATTGAACACCAAATACCTATAATACCCATTGCTTTTTTGGATAATAAAAAACGTTTTTCCTACGAATTTTTTAGTGGTTCCCCAGGAAAAATGAGGGCAGTGGTGCTCCCGTTTCTCGAAACAAAGGGTTTGGATGCCAAAGCAAGCACCAAATTAAAAGAGACCTCTCGGGAAATGATTTTAAAAAAATTAGTAGAATAA
- a CDS encoding RNA polymerase sigma factor — translation MSLEELIERCKRQDRKAQEQLYKLFSSKLFSMCLKYSRTQTEAEDNLHDSFMVIFNKIDKYNFKGSFEGWLKRVTVNTVLQKYRKEGAFDVLPNNLESEVVVEIEEESISLDYLLNLIRELPDRYRLTFNLYVMDGYSHKEIASMLEISEGTSKSNLARAKMALRNKIEEDRINKEANSV, via the coding sequence GTGAGTCTGGAAGAACTCATAGAACGGTGTAAGCGGCAAGATAGAAAGGCACAAGAGCAATTATATAAACTTTTTAGTTCTAAATTGTTTAGTATGTGCCTTAAATATTCGCGTACACAAACCGAGGCAGAAGACAATCTGCACGATAGCTTTATGGTTATTTTTAACAAAATTGATAAATACAATTTTAAGGGTTCTTTTGAAGGTTGGTTAAAGCGGGTAACCGTAAATACGGTACTTCAAAAATATAGAAAAGAAGGTGCATTCGATGTTTTACCCAATAATTTGGAGTCGGAAGTGGTGGTCGAGATCGAAGAAGAATCTATTTCCTTGGATTACCTATTAAATTTAATTCGGGAATTGCCAGATAGATACCGCCTCACTTTCAATTTGTACGTTATGGATGGCTATTCCCACAAAGAAATTGCCTCCATGCTGGAAATTAGCGAAGGCACTTCCAAATCTAATCTGGCACGGGCTAAAATGGCCTTAAGAAATAAAATAGAAGAAGATAGAATTAATAAAGAAGCAAATTCGGTTTAG
- the dprA gene encoding DNA-processing protein DprA, producing the protein MTEKELFFLLALQKAPKIGDITAKKLLQHCGSAENVFKEKRKNLLAIDGLGSFMVANILDENNLKQAEKELAYIQQNDIQTTAFFEANYPTNLKHCVDGPILLFYDGVINLNAPAQKIISVVGTRQVTSYGAAFCEEFVDAISPFNPTIVSGFAYGVDICAHKSAMKNELQTIGCLAHGLNKVYPKAHKKYMRQMMDRGGFITDFWSDVEPERNHFLRRNRIIAGLADATVVIESAQKGGSLVTADIALSYNREVFATPGRTKDKYSEGCNNLIKTQQAHMLTSAADLVYILGWELEESNKKGVQKQLFAELNPDEQPIFDYLQKNGKELLDVIALDCQIPVHKLTSILLGMEMKGLVRPLPGKLFEAV; encoded by the coding sequence ATGACAGAAAAAGAATTATTTTTTTTACTGGCGTTACAAAAAGCACCAAAAATTGGGGATATTACGGCCAAAAAACTGCTTCAACATTGCGGATCGGCAGAGAATGTGTTTAAAGAAAAGCGAAAAAACCTTTTGGCCATAGACGGATTGGGAAGTTTTATGGTGGCTAATATTTTAGATGAAAATAATTTAAAACAGGCAGAAAAAGAACTGGCCTATATTCAACAAAACGATATTCAAACTACCGCCTTTTTTGAAGCCAACTACCCAACAAATTTAAAGCATTGTGTAGACGGCCCTATTCTTTTATTTTATGATGGAGTCATAAACCTCAACGCCCCTGCCCAGAAAATAATAAGTGTGGTGGGCACGCGGCAAGTTACTTCTTATGGTGCTGCATTTTGTGAAGAGTTTGTAGACGCTATTTCTCCCTTTAATCCTACTATAGTAAGTGGTTTTGCCTATGGAGTAGATATTTGCGCCCATAAATCGGCTATGAAAAATGAGTTGCAGACCATTGGCTGTTTAGCCCATGGGTTGAATAAAGTCTATCCAAAAGCACATAAAAAGTACATGAGGCAAATGATGGATCGTGGAGGCTTTATAACCGATTTTTGGAGTGATGTAGAGCCAGAACGTAACCACTTTTTAAGAAGAAATAGGATTATCGCAGGTTTGGCAGATGCCACTGTGGTGATAGAGTCCGCTCAAAAAGGAGGTAGTTTGGTTACCGCAGATATTGCACTGTCTTACAACCGGGAAGTATTTGCAACACCGGGCAGAACTAAAGACAAATATAGCGAGGGTTGTAACAATCTCATTAAAACGCAGCAAGCACACATGCTGACTTCTGCAGCAGATCTTGTATATATTTTGGGATGGGAGCTAGAAGAATCCAATAAAAAAGGGGTACAAAAGCAGCTATTTGCAGAATTAAACCCAGACGAACAGCCTATTTTTGATTACCTCCAAAAAAATGGAAAAGAACTTTTGGATGTCATTGCTTTAGATTGCCAAATTCCAGTTCATAAACTCACTTCGATTTTACTGGGTATGGAAATGAAAGGCTTGGTACGCCCGTTACCCGGAAAATTGTTTGAAGCTGTTTAA
- a CDS encoding SPOR domain-containing protein — MRIENYISDLLYRYECVTVPGFGAFITQYQPAKVHSNTNAFYPPSKSIAFNEQLKSNDGLLTKYIAEVLKISFEEASQKVETTVLTWKKALEVNEKIELKNIGELWLGAERKILFQPSYHLNYLTSSFGLSSFVTPAVTREELKKEVEALEEKAPVAFTPERRKSRSYLKYAAVFLLTISAGTIGYRFVDIQQRENVQVAQQEAQQQIERDIQKATFFDTTPLEIPSIILKVEKQPLKYHVIAGAFRVEENADKRVKQLQDKGFEAERIGKNKYGLHQVTYASFAEVPSALEFLRKIKREESPEAWLLVDELD; from the coding sequence ATGCGAATAGAGAACTACATCAGCGATTTGTTATATAGATACGAGTGTGTAACAGTGCCCGGTTTTGGAGCTTTTATTACCCAATACCAACCGGCGAAGGTACATTCCAATACAAACGCTTTCTATCCGCCTTCAAAATCAATTGCTTTTAACGAGCAATTAAAATCCAACGACGGTCTTTTAACCAAATACATTGCAGAAGTTTTAAAAATTTCTTTTGAAGAAGCTTCGCAAAAAGTGGAAACCACGGTACTTACCTGGAAAAAAGCTTTGGAAGTCAATGAAAAAATTGAGCTTAAAAATATTGGGGAGTTATGGTTGGGTGCTGAACGTAAAATTCTTTTTCAGCCATCGTACCACCTAAATTATTTAACTTCTTCATTTGGGTTGTCTTCTTTTGTAACTCCTGCGGTTACCAGGGAAGAGCTTAAAAAAGAAGTGGAAGCGTTGGAAGAAAAAGCTCCGGTTGCCTTTACACCAGAGCGCCGCAAGAGCCGTTCCTATTTAAAATATGCGGCTGTATTTTTATTAACCATTTCCGCTGGTACCATAGGATATAGGTTTGTGGATATTCAGCAAAGGGAAAATGTTCAAGTTGCACAGCAAGAAGCACAACAGCAAATAGAAAGAGATATCCAAAAGGCTACTTTCTTCGATACTACACCTTTGGAAATTCCTTCCATCATTTTAAAAGTAGAAAAACAACCTTTAAAGTATCATGTTATTGCGGGTGCTTTTAGAGTGGAAGAAAATGCTGATAAACGTGTTAAACAACTGCAAGATAAAGGGTTTGAGGCTGAACGTATTGGAAAAAACAAATACGGTTTGCATCAGGTAACCTATGCAAGTTTTGCTGAAGTTCCTTCAGCTCTAGAGTTTTTACGTAAAATTAAAAGGGAAGAATCTCCTGAAGCTTGGTTGCTGGTAGACGAGCTGGATTAG
- a CDS encoding cation transporter, which yields MEAILTADQKKNFKIAFTLAVFTIAYNLIEGLISTYLGFEDESLALFGFGSDSFIEVISGLGIAHMILRIQNNPESNRDDFERTALRVTGTAFYILVGGLVLTSIYNIWTGHKPLTTFWGVIISVISILVMWILVLWKRKVGKELNSSPILADANCTLVCVYMSVILLLSSGIHELFGFPYVDSIGTLALAYFAYKEGKECFEKARSDKHCGCH from the coding sequence ATGGAAGCAATTTTAACAGCAGATCAAAAGAAGAATTTTAAAATCGCCTTTACACTTGCCGTATTTACCATTGCTTATAATCTCATAGAAGGATTAATTTCAACTTATTTAGGATTTGAAGACGAAAGTCTTGCTCTTTTTGGTTTTGGTTCCGATAGTTTTATTGAAGTCATTTCTGGACTCGGAATAGCCCATATGATTTTAAGAATACAAAACAACCCTGAAAGTAATCGGGATGATTTTGAACGTACAGCGTTGCGGGTTACAGGAACGGCCTTCTATATTTTGGTTGGAGGTCTTGTATTAACTAGTATTTACAATATTTGGACCGGGCATAAACCGTTGACTACTTTTTGGGGAGTGATAATATCTGTAATTTCCATTTTAGTGATGTGGATTTTAGTTCTTTGGAAACGCAAAGTAGGCAAGGAGCTGAATTCTTCTCCTATTCTGGCAGACGCCAATTGTACGTTGGTGTGCGTCTATATGTCGGTCATATTACTTTTGAGTAGCGGTATCCACGAATTGTTTGGTTTCCCGTATGTGGATAGCATCGGAACGCTCGCCTTGGCTTATTTTGCATACAAAGAAGGAAAAGAGTGTTTTGAAAAGGCGAGATCTGATAAACATTGTGGTTGCCATTAA